In the Acetobacterium sp. KB-1 genome, CGAGTTAGGGCTCTTGTGGTTGTGACGATCCCGCTTGAAAATGCGACAGCCGTCATTAAAAGTATATCCTAAAAACATCCCGGCAACGAGCATAAAGATGCTGCCGACTCTGGCTGGAATAAAATTGATGAGATCGTCAAATTTTGCTGAAGCATAGCCAAAATCCTTATATGGCTCCTGGATATATCCAACCATCGAATCCAGCGTATTGGTCGCCTTGTAGAGCATTACCAGCATCACCGGATTAAGCCAGGGCACTGGAATCAGGGCTCCCAGCAACAGATAGAAAATCGGTGCTAAAACCCCATCAATGGTATTTTCGGCAGTGGTCTCAACCGTTGCCCGGATGATTTCCGTTTCTTTGAGTTGTGAGGTATCCCGTCCGACAAGATAACCCACTTGAGTTCGGGAAACTTCAATATCACCACCCATTAAGGCGCTCATCACTTTACGCACTTCAATGGCCAGTGTTTTTGCCGCCAGAGACGTAACAATCAAGTACAGGTTAAAGATGATATACAGATAAATATTAATGCTGTAAAGCACCCACTGCAGGCCAAAGACAATCGCGCCCGTCAGACCCAGAACGAAAAATAGCAGTAAAAATCCTTTTGCTCTTTTGTGCTTGCCATGATTCAGTTTTTTATTTAAAAAGCCAATGGTTTTCCCCATGGCGATAATCGGATGCGGCAACCAGGGGGGATCCCCGATTAGCCAATCCAGCAACACGCCAAAGAGTATCAGTAAAAACCAAAAGCCTCCCCCTAAACCCAGGGGAAGTCCTTCAATTAGATTCACTTTTTAATTTCTCCAATGATTTCCATTATTTTTTTCATATCTAAACTCGCTTCTACCGTCTCTGCCAGAAGATCATATTGTTCTTCTTTAAAGGCCTTAAAATCAAAGGCAGTGGGACCGGCTTCTAAATTCTTTTTCACGCGCAGGGCTTCAATGATTTTTTCCCTTAATCCATCGTTATCAAAGATCCCATGAAGGTAGGTTCCCATCACCGTGCCATCTTCGGCAATCACCCCATCGACGGTGCCATCAGCAAGTATTGCAAAAGGCTTAGCCTGATCCAGTGCTTCGCTGGTGCCCATGTGGATTTCGTAGCCTTCCACATCCATGTCAGCCAACGCCATTCCCATGAAGTTACCTAAAACCTTGCCGGTTGTTCGCACCGTTCGTTTCTCTTCTTCAATGGTGGTGACAATATTTAAAAGTCCCAGTCCATCAATACTACCTTTGGTTGACTCTACCGAGAAAGGATCACGGATTTCTTTACCCAGTAGCTGATAACCGCCGCAGATTCCCACAATCGGTACCCCGCAATCGTGGAGCCGATGGATTTCATCACCCATTTTACTGTTGATCACATGACAGGTGTCATCAATGGTATTTTTGCTACCGGGAATCACTAATAGGTCCGGGTTAGCCAGCTGCAGATCGCGCTGGTTACGATAGTATTCCACCTTCACATCAGGATGCATTTCAAAAGCGGTGCAATCGGTAAAATTTGACAGATGCGGCAGATAGACCACCCCAATCGTGATCAGGCCTTCGGAATTATTATCAAACCGTTCGCTGACACTATCTTCATCATCAATGACAAAGCGCTTGTAAGGGATAACACCCAAACAGGGGACATTAACCAATTCTTCAATCATTTTGATGCCGGGCTTTAGCAACTCCACATCACCGCGGAATTTATTGATGATAAAGCCTTTAATTCGGGCCCGTTCTTCGGGTTGCAACAACATAATTGTACCATAAATCGATGCAAAAACACCACCCTTGTCGATATCACCAATCAGTACCACCGGGGTATCAACCAATTCTGCCAGTCCCATGTTGACAATATCGTTATCCCGCAAATTGATTTCGGCGGGACTGCCGGCGCCTTCGATCACAATCACATCTTTGCCCTCAGCCAACGCGTCATAAGCCGAAATGACAATTTCGACCAATTTGGGTTTATGGGCATGATAATCCATGGCATCCATATTAAACTCAGCTTTTCCCATCAGAATAACCTGACAACCCACATCGGAGTTTGGTTTAAGCAATACCGGGTTCATTTCAACCTGAGGTTCCATCCGGGCGCACTCCGCCTGGACTACCTGGGCTCGACCCATTTCCTTGCCGTCTTTGGTGATAAATGAATTAAGCGCCATATTCTGGGATTTATAGGGTGCCACCTGATAACCGTGGTTATCGAGTATCCGGCACATGGCAGCAGTGATCAAACTTTTTCCTACTGATGACCCGGTGCCCATAAACATAATATTTTTTGCCATGTTTTCTCCTTTTTTTCTTAACTTTCTGTGGTGATTAAGATACTGACGTGAGCTTTTTTTCTAATGATTTTTCAATGCACAAACAACGGCGTCTTCAACGGTGGTGACAGACCGAGGATAGGCGACGGCGGGGCGACGGATAAATAGGATTTTGGCATTGACTTGTCGGGCCGCTTCAACCTTTTCACGGATGCCGCCAATATCGCCGCTATCTTTGGTGACGACAAAGCCGATCTTGTATTCTTTCATGGTGGCGACATTCATTTCAACCGAGAATGGGCCCTGTAGAGCCAGAATATGTCGGGGCTTGTAGCCCAGGTTTTCGCACTTTACTAAAACCCCGGCTGTCGGCAATACCCGGATATAGGTTCGGTTTTTGGGCAGGCCTTCAAAGGCTTCCAGTTGTCGACTCCCCGTGGTTAAAAGAATATTCTTATCACTTTTCCCCATCGCACCGATTAAATAGTCGCGTGCTTCCTCATAGGTATTGTAGGCCACACTATCATTTCCTTCGTCGATGTTCGACGGCCTTTCCAGCCGAATATAGTCCACATTCATGGCATCACAAGCCCAAATGGCGTTTTCAGAAATTTCCTGAGCATAGGGGTGGGTGGCGTCAATACAGAGATTAATATTGTAAATGGTAATCGTTTCCCGCAGGGTGCTGGCGTCCAATTGTCCTGAAATCTTGGTCAGAAGGGGGTTTTCAGAGATCTGATCGGTGGCAATATTGGTCAGTGACGAATAACAGACTTCCTTCCCTTCTTCAAGCAGAAGATTGGTTAATAAGCGGCTGTCGAGGGTTCCTCCCAATACCAGTATCAAAGCTGATAACCTCTCGGGGTAATCATTTTTAGTTGATCCCTAGTCACATAGGTTTTGGAATTACCGATGATAACCATCGAAAACATATCAATATCTGCTTCGTGCATTTTTTTGAGGGTTGTAATCACATAAGACTCGTCCTTACGTTTGGCATTACGAACAATTCCCACTGGGGTTTCCGGAGCTTTATATTCTAGTAAAATTTTCTGGGCACTTTCAATATTGTGGGGACGGCCTTTGCTTTTGGGATTATAGAGACTAATAATAAAATCTCCTTCACCGGCGCAGTGCAAACGTTTTTCAATGACTGCCCAATCAGTGAGCAGGTCGCTAAGACTAATGACGGCGTAGTCATGCATCAGCGGCGCACCGAGGGTTGAAGCGGCCGCATTGGCGGCTGAAATACCGGGAATAATTTCAACTTCCACATCACTATTTTTTGACTCAACGATTTCTAACATAATGCCGGCCATCCCGAAAACACCGGCATCGCCGCTGCTAACCAGGCAGATTTTTTTGCCCTGTTCAGCCAGTTCCAAGGCTTTTTCACAACGGTCAATTTCGCGCCGCATTCCGGAAGAAAGGACTTCCTTGTCGCCAATTAAATCGGCAATAATATCGATGTAGGTTTTGTAGCCGACAATAATATCAGCATCAGCCAGGCTGGCTTTTGCCGCCTCGGTCATATGTTCATACAGTCCGGGACCAATCCCTGTGACATAAATTTTGCTCATCTTTTCTCCTTTTTTTAGCAAGGTTTTTATTACAATAGTGCAGTGCTGCTTTCTTATCCGTTTGTGCGAAACAGACAGCAAAGCAATTATTGTTTGTAAATTTTCTTATTTCTAATTTTCATCCAGCCACACCGATAGAGTGATTCCGCCCAGTTTCTGTTTTTCCCGCAGGCATTTTCCAAATCCGGAGGCGACAAAACCACAGGGTTCGGAAACGGCATATAAACCGGTTGTTTTGAAAACGAAATCCGATCCTTCAAAACGGCTTTGGACCATTTGCACCATTTCATTGGGGATAATGACTTTTTTAGCCGCGAAAAAGGCACAGGCTTCGATAATTCCCGCTTCTTCGGCTTTTAAGCCGATGGTGGCCAGAGATTTAATCCCTTTGACATTAAGATTCAGAGACGCTAAGGTCTCCTGGATCGCCGCGATGATCCGTTCTCCCGGGGTATCCCGACGACAGCCTACGCCCAGCACCAGTTTTCGGGGAACCAGCTTAACACTGGGAATTGGCAATTCTGCTTTTTTTGTATCCAAAGTCGTAATAATAACGCCCAGATATTTCGTTAGCTCGGTTAAATCTGCCACCGTTTCGATGTTCTTAGGCAGGATAACCGCATCCAAATCACAGTTTTCCCGATTAACTAAAGCAATCGGGTCACCATTTAGGATCAAGGCTGTTACGTCTTTGGCAGCCGTAAAATCATCAATCGCACACTTAATTTTCTGGGCCAACACATCCACAGCCATGGTTCCTTTCACATCGGTGCCAGTGGTAATAACCGCCTGGGCCGAAAGGCGTTTAGCCACCAGCCGAGCGGCATCATTGGCACCACCCAAATGACCGGACAGCAGACTAATTACAAACGCCCCCTTGGTATCCATCACCAGAATTCCCGGATCAGAGGATTTATGCTTTAGATGGGGGGCTATCGCCCGGACGACAATGCCGGTTGCCATAATGCAACAGATGATCTGATACGCCCCGCTAATGCTGCCCATAAAGGTAGAAATATCCGTGGTGATGATTTTGGTGGTTTCGTTGGCATATTTTTCCTTGGTGTAGATGTGGCATTCGCGGTCATCCAGATGTTCTGCCAGCCGCTTTGCCAGGGCCACGCCATCTTGTGACAGGGTGACTATGGCCCATTTTTCTGTTTTCACGGTTTTACAAAACTCCTTGACGGTATTCATGGGTAAAGCTGGGATCATAAAGCTTGGATAAGCTGTACTGATCGCCCAGGAAATCACCTACTAAAATTTGGGCAGTTTTGGTAATATTTTCATCTTTGACTTTCTGAGCAATGGTTTCCAGGGTGCCCATGACAATTTTCTGATCTTCCCAGGTTGCCCGTTGGATAATGGCAATTGGGGTGGTTGGGGCGTAATGTTTCATGAGTCGTGCCACTACATCATCAATCATTTGGACCGACAGAAAAATACACATGGAAGCCTGATGCGATGCCAGATCTTCCAGCTTTTCTTTTTCCGGAACGGGGGTTCGACCTTCCAGGCGGGTTAAAATAACCGTTTGGGATACATCCGGCAGGGTAAACTCTTTTTTAAGAGCTGCTGCTGATGCGACAAAGGAGCTGACTCCAGGGATCACATCAAAGGGAATTCCGAGTTCGTCAAGTCGGTCCATCTGTTCACGGATAGCGCCATAAATGGAGGGGTCACCGGTATGAACCCGGGCAATTTTCTTGCCTTCTTCGGTTCCCCGTTTAATCACGGCGATGACATCATCTAAGGTCATCGATGCGGAATTAAAAATTTCGGCATCGGCTTTGTGACCGGCAATAATGGCTTTATTGACTAAAGAACCGGCATAAATAATAATATCTGCTTCATTAACAATTCGTTGACCCTTAACGGTAATCAGCTCTGGATCTCCTGGGCCTGCACCCACCATATACACTGTATTCATCAAATATTTCTCCTAAACTTTATAATGTCCCTACATTTCTGTAACGGGCTGTGCTTTTTTTAAATGATCTAAAAACATGTTCTGAATGCCGGTGTATTCACCCAAACCTTCGAGGATACACTCCACTTTAAACCGCTCTTCTTCAAGAACCGCCTTCCAGGAGTCTTCATCATCACTGGCCATGTCATTAATGGCGTGATCACCAGCCACCAGCATAAAGGGCGCCAAATAAATCTTTTTGTATTTCTTCTCCTGAAGTAATGGCACAATGTTTTCCAGCTCCGGGAAACCTTCTACGGTTCCCACATAAACATCCTCATAGCCCTTCATTTTAAACATATAATCCAGGCACGGATAGGTTGAATTGGCATGGTGGTCGCTGCCATGGCCCATATAGACCAGGGCTTCGCCTTTTTTGAGTTTGGGCATTTGTTTCATCACGATGTCCACTGTCTCTTCATAATCTTCCACTGTGGTTAACAGTGGCCGACCCAGGGTCAGAGACTTAAAATCTTTTTCAAAGGCCTTCAGTTCTTTTAGAGTGATATCATACTCATGGCCGTTGATGATGTGGGTGGTTTGACACTGCACATGGGTATAACCGGCTGCCTTGAGTTTTTTTAAAACTTCCTGGGGAACATCAACTGCTTCACCATCGCGTTTCTTAAGTTTATTAATGATCATCCGGGAGGTAAAGGCGCGATAAAAATCATGGTCCGGGAAAGCCTTTTGTAGATGCTTTTCGGTTGCTGCAATGGTTTTTTTTCGGGTTTCAGGGTAAGATGTACCAAAACTGATGACCAGTAATGCTTTCTTTTCCATTAAGTGATTCTCCTATTTTATGTTATTTGTTATTATAGAACTTGGGGTAGCTTTGCTGACGATCCTAAATACTAAACTGTTTTCGTACCGGCAAGGTTTGTCAAATGTTACCGTGCCGACCAATTGTTAATCTGTTGTTCGCCGCGGAATCGGACAGCAATGCCGTGTCCGCTCCGATGCGTACAACATGATGTAACAATTGTCGGTACTACATCATTTTTATCAACAGCTTTAGGCTGGATCAATTATGTCTATTTCTAGGCGCCTAAAAAAACAAAGTATTTGGTCTAACAGCAAAGCTTATTAATGCTTGCATTTTTTTACTTATATTTTTTTTAATGCCTGATAATGGTCAGCGATGGTTTTTTCGAGGTCCGCTTTGGTGTGGGCGGAGGAGAGGAAAATGCCTTCGAATTGGGCTGGCGGCATCAGGTTACCGGCATTAAGCATCGCTTTGAAATATTTGGTATAGGCTTTGGTATCCGAGGTCATCACGGCAGCGTAGCCATCGATGGGCACATCGGTAAAGAAGCAGCAGGTCATGCCTTTGAAACGGACCATCTGGGCTTTGACCCCGGTTTTTTTAATGTTGGCCTTAAAGCCGGCTTCTAACAGCTTGGCGTTTTCTTCCATTTCGGTATAAACTTCGGGATGATCCCGCAGATAAGTCAGGGTGTTGAGTCCCATTTTCATGGCAATCGGATTCCCGGACAGGGTTCCGGCCTGATAAACGCCGCCTAGAGGGGCCACGGTTGCCATGATATCCCGACGTCCGCCATAAGCGCCGACGGGCATTCCGCCGCCGATGATCTTCCCTAAGGTGGTCATATCCGGTTTAATCTCCAGGACTTCCTGGGCCCCACCGTAAGCCAAACGGAATCCGGTGATGACTTCATCAAAAATCAGCACCGTTTCTTCGGCTGTGGTAATTTCTCGCAGACCTTTCATAAAATCCAGATCGGGTGGTACAACGCCCATGTTCCCAGCCACCGGTTCGACGATGACAGCGGCAATTTCGCCAGGGTTTTCGGCAAAGAGCGCTTTGACACTGTTAATGTCGTTATAGGTTGCTACTAAGGTGTCCTTGGCCGTTCCCGGGGTCACCCCTGAGCTGGTCGGGACTCCAAAGGTCAGCGTGCCGGACCCGGATTTAACCAGCAGTCCATCAGCATGACCGTGGTAACAGCCTTCAAATTTAATGATCTTATCTCGTCCGGTATAGCCTCTGGCGACCCGCAGGGCACTCATCGTGGCTTCGGTTCCGGAACTGACCATCCGCACCATTTCCATAGACGGATAGGCTTCGGTGATCAACTTAGCCACTTCAACCTCGATGGCGGTTGGGGCCCCAAAACTGGTGCCTTTCTCCAGTGCTTCCTGAATCCCTTCAAAGTAAACCGGTGAGGCGTGACCTAAAATCAGTGGCCCCCAGGAACAGATATAGTCGGTGTACGCGTTACCGTCGACATCATAAATCTTGGCACCTTTGCCATGGTCAATAAAAACCGGTGGCATGTCCACCGATTTAAACGCCCGCACCGGACTATTGACGCCGCCGGGAATATATTTTTCTGCTTCAATAAATAATTGTTCTGATTTTTCTCGATTCATAATATCTCCAATAATAATTATTTCACTATCATGTAAAACTCAGGTGTTCGCTCCCTACCGTACCGACCAATTGTTAATCTGTTGTATGCGCGCAATTCGTACAGTTGCTAATTCACTAATCGTCGAGTAATCAGTCGCTGGCTCGCAACTGTTCGCCTTGAGGCATACAACATGATGTAACAATTGTCGGTACTGCGTTTGTCTTAAACAATAGATTCATGACTTATAAATGATTTGCTGTTATTGATAATCCTTCA is a window encoding:
- the cbiB gene encoding adenosylcobinamide-phosphate synthase CbiB, with the protein product MNLIEGLPLGLGGGFWFLLILFGVLLDWLIGDPPWLPHPIIAMGKTIGFLNKKLNHGKHKRAKGFLLLFFVLGLTGAIVFGLQWVLYSINIYLYIIFNLYLIVTSLAAKTLAIEVRKVMSALMGGDIEVSRTQVGYLVGRDTSQLKETEIIRATVETTAENTIDGVLAPIFYLLLGALIPVPWLNPVMLVMLYKATNTLDSMVGYIQEPYKDFGYASAKFDDLINFIPARVGSIFMLVAGMFLGYTFNDGCRIFKRDRHNHKSPNSAHPESVVAGLLGIQLGGTNQYFGETLEKPTIGDAKSPLEILDIRETITIMYGSEVVLMVLATLMAVIIYSF
- a CDS encoding cobyric acid synthase is translated as MAKNIMFMGTGSSVGKSLITAAMCRILDNHGYQVAPYKSQNMALNSFITKDGKEMGRAQVVQAECARMEPQVEMNPVLLKPNSDVGCQVILMGKAEFNMDAMDYHAHKPKLVEIVISAYDALAEGKDVIVIEGAGSPAEINLRDNDIVNMGLAELVDTPVVLIGDIDKGGVFASIYGTIMLLQPEERARIKGFIINKFRGDVELLKPGIKMIEELVNVPCLGVIPYKRFVIDDEDSVSERFDNNSEGLITIGVVYLPHLSNFTDCTAFEMHPDVKVEYYRNQRDLQLANPDLLVIPGSKNTIDDTCHVINSKMGDEIHRLHDCGVPIVGICGGYQLLGKEIRDPFSVESTKGSIDGLGLLNIVTTIEEEKRTVRTTGKVLGNFMGMALADMDVEGYEIHMGTSEALDQAKPFAILADGTVDGVIAEDGTVMGTYLHGIFDNDGLREKIIEALRVKKNLEAGPTAFDFKAFKEEQYDLLAETVEASLDMKKIMEIIGEIKK
- the cobK gene encoding precorrin-6A reductase; amino-acid sequence: MILVLGGTLDSRLLTNLLLEEGKEVCYSSLTNIATDQISENPLLTKISGQLDASTLRETITIYNINLCIDATHPYAQEISENAIWACDAMNVDYIRLERPSNIDEGNDSVAYNTYEEARDYLIGAMGKSDKNILLTTGSRQLEAFEGLPKNRTYIRVLPTAGVLVKCENLGYKPRHILALQGPFSVEMNVATMKEYKIGFVVTKDSGDIGGIREKVEAARQVNAKILFIRRPAVAYPRSVTTVEDAVVCALKNH
- the cobJ gene encoding precorrin-3B C(17)-methyltransferase, with amino-acid sequence MSKIYVTGIGPGLYEHMTEAAKASLADADIIVGYKTYIDIIADLIGDKEVLSSGMRREIDRCEKALELAEQGKKICLVSSGDAGVFGMAGIMLEIVESKNSDVEVEIIPGISAANAAASTLGAPLMHDYAVISLSDLLTDWAVIEKRLHCAGEGDFIISLYNPKSKGRPHNIESAQKILLEYKAPETPVGIVRNAKRKDESYVITTLKKMHEADIDMFSMVIIGNSKTYVTRDQLKMITPRGYQL
- a CDS encoding cobalt-precorrin 5A hydrolase, which produces MKTEKWAIVTLSQDGVALAKRLAEHLDDRECHIYTKEKYANETTKIITTDISTFMGSISGAYQIICCIMATGIVVRAIAPHLKHKSSDPGILVMDTKGAFVISLLSGHLGGANDAARLVAKRLSAQAVITTGTDVKGTMAVDVLAQKIKCAIDDFTAAKDVTALILNGDPIALVNRENCDLDAVILPKNIETVADLTELTKYLGVIITTLDTKKAELPIPSVKLVPRKLVLGVGCRRDTPGERIIAAIQETLASLNLNVKGIKSLATIGLKAEEAGIIEACAFFAAKKVIIPNEMVQMVQSRFEGSDFVFKTTGLYAVSEPCGFVASGFGKCLREKQKLGGITLSVWLDEN
- the cobM gene encoding precorrin-4 C(11)-methyltransferase, which encodes MMNTVYMVGAGPGDPELITVKGQRIVNEADIIIYAGSLVNKAIIAGHKADAEIFNSASMTLDDVIAVIKRGTEEGKKIARVHTGDPSIYGAIREQMDRLDELGIPFDVIPGVSSFVASAAALKKEFTLPDVSQTVILTRLEGRTPVPEKEKLEDLASHQASMCIFLSVQMIDDVVARLMKHYAPTTPIAIIQRATWEDQKIVMGTLETIAQKVKDENITKTAQILVGDFLGDQYSLSKLYDPSFTHEYRQGVL
- a CDS encoding sirohydrochlorin cobaltochelatase — its product is MEKKALLVISFGTSYPETRKKTIAATEKHLQKAFPDHDFYRAFTSRMIINKLKKRDGEAVDVPQEVLKKLKAAGYTHVQCQTTHIINGHEYDITLKELKAFEKDFKSLTLGRPLLTTVEDYEETVDIVMKQMPKLKKGEALVYMGHGSDHHANSTYPCLDYMFKMKGYEDVYVGTVEGFPELENIVPLLQEKKYKKIYLAPFMLVAGDHAINDMASDDEDSWKAVLEEERFKVECILEGLGEYTGIQNMFLDHLKKAQPVTEM
- the hemL gene encoding glutamate-1-semialdehyde 2,1-aminomutase produces the protein MNREKSEQLFIEAEKYIPGGVNSPVRAFKSVDMPPVFIDHGKGAKIYDVDGNAYTDYICSWGPLILGHASPVYFEGIQEALEKGTSFGAPTAIEVEVAKLITEAYPSMEMVRMVSSGTEATMSALRVARGYTGRDKIIKFEGCYHGHADGLLVKSGSGTLTFGVPTSSGVTPGTAKDTLVATYNDINSVKALFAENPGEIAAVIVEPVAGNMGVVPPDLDFMKGLREITTAEETVLIFDEVITGFRLAYGGAQEVLEIKPDMTTLGKIIGGGMPVGAYGGRRDIMATVAPLGGVYQAGTLSGNPIAMKMGLNTLTYLRDHPEVYTEMEENAKLLEAGFKANIKKTGVKAQMVRFKGMTCCFFTDVPIDGYAAVMTSDTKAYTKYFKAMLNAGNLMPPAQFEGIFLSSAHTKADLEKTIADHYQALKKI